One Aphidius gifuensis isolate YNYX2018 linkage group LG5, ASM1490517v1, whole genome shotgun sequence genomic region harbors:
- the LOC122856277 gene encoding uncharacterized protein LOC122856277, which translates to MSAIANIGLRLVGTAKVYYKIIFQQNVLRSMCINAQEKSTENLKIENADEKKTFKYSIYGTKIITSNLFLNDFGITIKTPEDNKSFINNPHTGIIRISKELDENRPEKLAVQKPPPMMKIGKFNATIKRGKLTLATHEGDKTFIFSNESYLGVKKSTKNLENEVAAKKKEDKTIPSKIGEFNILHDSKLTLKTSEGEKKLTTDYRFCTEVEEELTKNLQNGIAAKYVAPKKNAISPIIGNFNLSFNDRLELQKQKSDELEV; encoded by the exons atgagtGCAATTGCAAATATTGGATTGCGTCTTGTTGGAACTGCAAAagtatattacaaaataatatttcaacaaaatgtTTTACGATCCATGTGTATTAATG ctcaAGAAAAATCAActgaaaacttgaaaatagaaaatgctgatgaaaaaaaaactttcaagtaTTCTATATAtggaacaaaaattataacatcaaatttatttcttaatgATTTTggaataacaataaaaacaccAGAAGATAATAAAAG ttttaTTAACAACCCTCACACAGGTATAATCAGAATTAGCAAAGAATTGGATGAAAATAGGCCAGAAAAATTAGCAGTACAAAAGCCACCACCAATGATGAAAATTGGTAAATTCAATGCAACAATTAAACGTGGTAAATTAACATTAGCAACACATGAAGGCGATAAAAc ATTTATTTTCTCTAACGAATCGTATCTCGGAGTAAAAAAATCGACTAAGAATTTAGAAAATGAAGTTgctgctaaaaaaaaagaagataaaacAATACCATCAAAAATTggtgaatttaatatattacatgatagtaaattaacattaaaaacatCAGAAGGTGAAAAAAA attaaCAACTGATTACCGCTTTTGCACTGAAGTTGAAGAagaattaactaaaaatttacaaaatggaATTGCTGCTAAATACGTAGCTCCAAAGAAAAATGCAATATCTCCAATAATTGGCAACtttaatttgtcatttaatGATCGATTAgaattacaaaaacaaaagaGTGATGAACT AGAAGTATAA
- the LOC122857347 gene encoding protein RER1 → MMQDEDLGGPVRRNIFVQATSRLSQIYQSYLDLWTPHVISRWVFAIILVITFVLRIFLSQGWYIIMYALGIYHLNLFISFLTPRNDPAMDFEDGEGPELPTRSNEEFRPFVRRLPEFKFWYSVSKSTIIALTCTMFDFFNIPVFWPILVMYFITLFCITMKRQIKHMIKYRYIPFTHGKPKYHNHDERLVGK, encoded by the exons atgatgcaAGATGAGGATCTTGGTGGTCCTGTTAggagaaatatatttgttcaAGCAACATCAAGATTATCGCAg ATTTACCAAAGCTATCTGGACTTGTGGACACCACACGTAATATCAAGATGGGTTTTTGCAATAATTCTTGTTATCACATTTGTATTacgtatttttctttctcag GGAtggtatattattatgtacGCTTTGGGAATTTATCAccttaatttgtttatatcatTCCTCACTCCAAGAAATGATCCAGCAATGGACTTTGAAG ATGGTGAAGGTCCAGAATTACCAACAAGATCAAATGAAGAATTCCGACCATTTGTTAGAAGATTGcctgaatttaaattttggtaTTCAGtatcaaaatcaacaataattgcATTGACATGTACAATGTTTGATTTCTTTAATATTCCTGTATTTTGGCCAATTCttgttatgtattttataacattattttGCATCACAATGAAACGACAAATTaag CATATGATTAAATATCGATACATACCTTTTACCCATGGAAAACCAAAGTACCACAATCACGATGAAAGACTTGTTGGTAAATAA
- the LOC122857304 gene encoding diuretic hormone receptor-like isoform X1, with amino-acid sequence MRKDMINMSDTFDVNHVQDILDHINQLDDTNLSKDLQCLKSKHDKIYNNACDIDWDSLSCWPQTLAGTLAKIPCFDQLYGIKYDSSQNASRWCLTNGTWDSYSNYSQCHELQIPVNESSVEITTMLYFIGYSLSLSTLVVAVSIFLYFKELRCLRNNIHTNLMLTYILADLMWILTTVMQVSMQSDTPTCIIFYSLLHYFHLTNFFWMFVEGLYLYLLVVKTFTGDNIKLRLCLAIGWGAPVLVIIVWGIAKSSAVDISNDHENQNGALYRHCPWMVYHAYDWFYQGPAIIVLGINVLFLFMIMWVLITKLRSANNVETQQYRKASKALLVLIPLLGVTYILVIAGPSKGKLANLFSYARAVLLSSQGLSVALFYCFLNSEVQNTMRHHFSRWSTARNLGMDRKYYNNWSPRSRTESIRLYCQPSNPYRKRESTVSETTTTTVIGINSTTAFIDRSKTVISEDLNE; translated from the exons atgagaaaAGACATGATTAATATGAGTGATACATTTGATGTTAATCATGTACAAGATATTTTAGATCATATTAATCAACTTGATGATACAAATTTAAGTAAAGATTTACAGTGTCTTAAATCAAagcatgataaaatttataataatgctTGTGATATAGATTGGGATTCATTATCATGTTGGCCACAAACTTTAGCTGGTACACTTGCTAAAATACCATGTTTTGATCAACTATATGGAATCAAATATGACAGTTCAC aaaaTGCAAGTCGATGGTGTTTGACAAATGGAACTTGGGATAGTTATTCAAACTATTCTCAATGTCATGAACTTCAAATACCTGTCAATGAATCAAGTGTTGAAATTACAACAATGCTGTATTTTATTGGTTACAGTTTGTCATTGTCAACACTTGTTGTTGCtgtgtcaatttttttatacttcaa agAGCTGAGATGTTTgagaaataatattcatacaaATCTCATGCTTACGTATATACTGGCTGACCTCATGTGGATCCTTACTACTGTTATGCAG GTTTCAATGCAATCTGATACTCcaacttgtattattttttattctttacttcattattttcatttaacaaattttttctggATGTTTGTCgaag gattgtatttgtatttgcTGGTTGTTAAAACATTTACCGGTGACAATATTAAATTGCGTTTGTGTCTGGCAATTGGATGGGGTGCACCAgtacttgttattattgtcTGGGGAATTGCTAAATCCAGTGCAGTTGATATATCAAATGACCATGAAAACCAG aaTGGAGCATTGTATAGACATTGTCCTTGGATGGTTTATCATGCATATGATTGGTTTTATCAAGGACCAGCAATAATTGTACTGGGTATTAATgtcctatttttatttatgataatgtgggtattaataacaaaattacgTTCAGCAAATAATGTTGAGACTCAACAATACAGAAAAGCAAGTAAAGCATTACTTGTATTAATTCCACTTCTTGGTGTAACATATATATTAGTCATTGCTGGACCATCAAAAGGTAAACTtgctaatttattttcatatgcaAGAGCTGTACTTTTATCATCACAA gGTCTTTCAGTTGcactattttattgttttttaaattctgaaGTACAAAATACAATGAGACATCATTTTTCACGTTGGAGTACAGCAAGAAATCTTGGAATggatagaaaatattataataattggtCACCACGTTCACGTACTGAAAGCATaag aCTCTACTGTCAACCATCAAATCCATATAGAAAACGTGAATCAACAGTAagtgaaacaacaacaacaacagttattggtattaattcaacaacagcATTTATCGATAGATCAAAAACAGTTATTTCCGAAGACctcaatgaataa
- the LOC122857304 gene encoding diuretic hormone receptor-like isoform X2 — protein sequence MRKDMINMSDTFDVNHVQDILDHINQLDDTNLSKDLQCLKSKHDKIYNNACDIDWDSLSCWPQTLAGTLAKIPCFDQLYGIKYDSSQNASRWCLTNGTWDSYSNYSQCHELQIPVNESSVEITTMLYFIGYSLSLSTLVVAVSIFLYFKELRCLRNNIHTNLMLTYILADLMWILTTVMQVSMQSDTPTCIIFYSLLHYFHLTNFFWMFVEGLYLYLLVVKTFTGDNIKLRLCLAIGWGAPVLVIIVWGIAKSSAVDISNDHENQNGALYRHCPWMVYHAYDWFYQGPAIIVLGINVLFLFMIMWVLITKLRSANNVETQQYRKASKALLVLIPLLGVTYILVIAGPSKGKLANLFSYARAVLLSSQGLSVALFYCFLNSEVQNTMRHHFSRWSTARNLGMDRKYYNNWSPRSRTESISVDD from the exons atgagaaaAGACATGATTAATATGAGTGATACATTTGATGTTAATCATGTACAAGATATTTTAGATCATATTAATCAACTTGATGATACAAATTTAAGTAAAGATTTACAGTGTCTTAAATCAAagcatgataaaatttataataatgctTGTGATATAGATTGGGATTCATTATCATGTTGGCCACAAACTTTAGCTGGTACACTTGCTAAAATACCATGTTTTGATCAACTATATGGAATCAAATATGACAGTTCAC aaaaTGCAAGTCGATGGTGTTTGACAAATGGAACTTGGGATAGTTATTCAAACTATTCTCAATGTCATGAACTTCAAATACCTGTCAATGAATCAAGTGTTGAAATTACAACAATGCTGTATTTTATTGGTTACAGTTTGTCATTGTCAACACTTGTTGTTGCtgtgtcaatttttttatacttcaa agAGCTGAGATGTTTgagaaataatattcatacaaATCTCATGCTTACGTATATACTGGCTGACCTCATGTGGATCCTTACTACTGTTATGCAG GTTTCAATGCAATCTGATACTCcaacttgtattattttttattctttacttcattattttcatttaacaaattttttctggATGTTTGTCgaag gattgtatttgtatttgcTGGTTGTTAAAACATTTACCGGTGACAATATTAAATTGCGTTTGTGTCTGGCAATTGGATGGGGTGCACCAgtacttgttattattgtcTGGGGAATTGCTAAATCCAGTGCAGTTGATATATCAAATGACCATGAAAACCAG aaTGGAGCATTGTATAGACATTGTCCTTGGATGGTTTATCATGCATATGATTGGTTTTATCAAGGACCAGCAATAATTGTACTGGGTATTAATgtcctatttttatttatgataatgtgggtattaataacaaaattacgTTCAGCAAATAATGTTGAGACTCAACAATACAGAAAAGCAAGTAAAGCATTACTTGTATTAATTCCACTTCTTGGTGTAACATATATATTAGTCATTGCTGGACCATCAAAAGGTAAACTtgctaatttattttcatatgcaAGAGCTGTACTTTTATCATCACAA gGTCTTTCAGTTGcactattttattgttttttaaattctgaaGTACAAAATACAATGAGACATCATTTTTCACGTTGGAGTACAGCAAGAAATCTTGGAATggatagaaaatattataataattggtCACCACGTTCACGTACTGAAAGCATaag TGTTGATGACTag